Proteins encoded together in one Pseudomonas sp. ADAK13 window:
- a CDS encoding alpha/beta fold hydrolase, whose translation MAVEWVVAAGVCVGLSVVLWAFSARMTRRIEAAVPINGRFLEINGERFHYVAEGKGPPLVMIHGLMGSSRNLTYALSAQLREHFRVITLDRPGSGYSTRHAGTAADLPGQARQVASFIKTLDLDKPLVLGHSLGGAISLALALDHPHAVSGLILVAPLTHPQRMLPLVFMSLAIRPGWLRRFISHTLTMPLGMLTKEATVKGVFAPDPAPADFATRGGGLLGMRPDNFYAASTEINLVNDFLPDMVKRYPQLTLPIGLIYGAQDKVLDFRKHGQALASRVPGLKLQLVEGRGHMLPITAAERVTAVVEQVAKRVRPPESATVLHPPFALASK comes from the coding sequence ATGGCTGTCGAGTGGGTTGTCGCTGCGGGTGTGTGTGTAGGGCTGAGCGTAGTGTTGTGGGCCTTCAGTGCCCGGATGACACGGCGTATAGAAGCTGCTGTTCCGATCAACGGGCGCTTTCTGGAGATCAATGGCGAGCGCTTTCATTATGTAGCCGAGGGCAAGGGTCCGCCGCTGGTGATGATCCACGGGCTGATGGGCAGCAGTCGTAACCTGACCTATGCCTTGTCTGCCCAATTGCGTGAGCACTTTCGGGTGATCACCCTGGATCGTCCGGGTTCGGGTTATTCCACCCGGCATGCCGGCACCGCCGCCGACCTGCCGGGACAGGCCCGGCAAGTCGCCAGCTTTATCAAGACGCTGGACCTGGATAAGCCGCTGGTGCTGGGACATTCCCTCGGCGGGGCGATTTCCCTGGCCCTGGCGCTGGACCATCCCCACGCGGTGTCCGGATTGATCCTGGTGGCGCCGCTCACCCATCCCCAGCGCATGCTGCCGCTGGTGTTTATGTCGTTGGCGATACGTCCCGGATGGTTGCGGCGCTTCATCTCGCACACCCTGACCATGCCCCTTGGGATGTTGACCAAGGAGGCGACCGTCAAAGGCGTGTTCGCCCCCGACCCGGCCCCGGCAGACTTTGCCACCCGCGGTGGCGGGTTGCTGGGCATGCGGCCCGATAACTTCTATGCCGCCTCCACCGAGATCAACCTGGTCAACGATTTCCTGCCGGACATGGTCAAGCGCTACCCGCAGCTGACCTTGCCGATCGGGCTGATCTATGGCGCTCAGGACAAGGTGCTGGACTTCCGCAAACACGGCCAGGCCCTGGCCAGCCGGGTGCCGGGCCTGAAGCTGCAGTTGGTGGAAGGGCGCGGGCACATGTTGCCGATTACCGCCGCCGAGCGTGTCACCGCGGTGGTCGAGCAGGTGGCCAAGCGCGTCCGGCCTCCCGAAAGCGCCACGGTTTTGCATCCGCCGTTTGCGTTGGCGAGCAAATAA